TATCTCCGGCATAATAAAAGCATATTTCGGGTGTTTCTATCACGAATCCCATTGGGTTACCGGCATACGTTCCATCCGGTAAACTGCTGGAATGTTGGGCAACTACACATTTAACAGTTCCAAAGTCAAATTGCCAAGAGCCACCGGTATTCATCGGATGGGTGTTAGTAATTCCCTGATTCTGAAGCCAATTATGGATTTCCCAAGAAGAAACCACCTTAGCTCCGCTGCTTCGGGAAATCGAAACTAAGTCTGCAACGTGGTCTTCATGGCCATGGGTAACCAAAATATAATCCGGACGAATAGCGTCAATATCTACTTCTTTACCTAACGGCGATATAAATGGGTCAAATAATAACTTGACACCGGAAATTGTTACCAAAAAGCAAGCGTGCCCGTAATACAAGACATTCATAACGTCAGCTTTAGAATGATAATGTAGTTTAAAATAATTTTATGATAGATTCTAAAAAGGTGATTTCGTCTTGTAATGCCTCTATAAGAATTTGCATTTTAGCACGTTTTGTATCTGGGCGGTGGATATTTCTGATTTCAACTTGTCGAAAAATCTTACTGTAATCTGAGTAGTAATCGTTGTAGTATGGAGTGCTCATGGTTTGGGTAAACTGAGAGCGCAGAAGATCTAAGCTACTTGCCCGCCAAGCTTTAGATTCTAACTCATAAGCCTCTACGTTTTTAGCATCGGTTATGGTTTTTAACAATTCTTTTCCTGCATTTAAGTTAGCAGTCAGTTTTTGCTTAACGTCCTCACCTTGGACACCGCTGGATAGTTTTGAAATAATCGTTTTCATAATAAATAGTTGAAAAATTTAGATTTTAGCTGCATCCCATGCTATTTCCGCAGTTTAAGCATTTGTAACAAGTTCCGTTTCGGATTGTGATATGGCCGCATACATTGCAAGCCGGAGCATCGCCCATTAAACTGCCTAAGAATTCTTGGGTAGATTCAATTTTGGCACTTTTTAGGTTGCTAAGTTCGGGCATTGCTGTTTTGGGTGATGTAATTGATTCATTAGAAGGTATGTTTTGTTCTTCTTTTTCAGTAGGTTTGATAGTTCGAGATCCGGGAACCTGTACTAAGTCATCTCTATCTAAGTATTCAAAAGCGAGTAGGCGGAAAATGTAATCTACCAAAGAGGTAGCGTACTTTATGTTTTCATGC
The Bacteroidia bacterium DNA segment above includes these coding regions:
- a CDS encoding metal-dependent hydrolase, with the protein product MNVLYYGHACFLVTISGVKLLFDPFISPLGKEVDIDAIRPDYILVTHGHEDHVADLVSISRSSGAKVVSSWEIHNWLQNQGITNTHPMNTGGSWQFDFGTVKCVVAQHSSSLPDGTYAGNPMGFVIETPEICFYYAGDTALTLDMQLIPKRYKLDIAFLPIGNNFTMDTTDAIIASEFIACKRIIPMHYNTFGFIVVDMPVTRAAFASAGCVVEWIEPGQAREISR